Proteins from one Cryptomeria japonica chromosome 4, Sugi_1.0, whole genome shotgun sequence genomic window:
- the LOC131032048 gene encoding cell wall protein DAN4-like, with protein MKEVEYLVKQASLGITAGLGAKPQVEFHLVRPTIEGVAAMTKQPFQEAQPSSASTAPTTTTTPTTIATTTTPATTSTAFVAATISTPPPPLATTTVTPSSVASQMSTPTINLTTETITIHNVESNSNQEEVEPASNKVEPKKRKRITPSTEKCKDPIMQKVSKLP; from the coding sequence atgaaagaagtAGAATATCTGGTAAAGCAAGCAAGTTTGGGGATTACAGCGGGCCTAGGGGCCAAACCACAAGTAGAGTTTCATCTTGTTAGGCCTACCATTGAGGGTGTTGCAGCAATGACAAAACAACCTTTTCAAGAGGCTCAACCCTCTAGTGCCTCCACTGCTCCTACTACAACTACCACCCCAACTACCATCGCTACTACAACAACACCAGCCACCACATCAACCGCATTTGTTGCAGCGACTATTTCAACACCACCTCCACCCTTGGCTACAACAACTGTTACTCCATCTTCTGTTGCTTCACAGATGTCTACACCTACAATTAATCTTACAACTGAGACAATAACTATTCATAATGTGGAGTCAAACTCAAACCAGGAGGAGGTTGAGCCAGCATCAAATAAGGTAGAGcctaaaaagagaaaaagaatcacTCCTAGTACAGAGAAATGTAAGGATCCTATCATGCAAAAGGTATCAAAACTTCCATAG